The sequence CGAACTGCTCGTCGGCGCCCTCCAGGTCCTCCGGGAGCAGGCTCCACACGATGTAGTCGGTCCGCACGTCGGCCCAGGTGCCGTTCTCGGTGCGGTGGCGGACTATGCAGGCGTTGCGCAGCACTCCCTCGCTGATGCAGCCGATCTTCTGGGCGACCTGCTGGGAGGCGGTGTTGTCGGCGGCGGTACGGATCTCGACGCGCTCGAACTTCTGGTCGCCGAAGACCCAATGCGCGGTGGCGAGCGCGGCCTCGGAGGCGTAGCCCTCGCCGCGCGCCCAGGGGGCGATGATGTACGACAGCTCGGTGGACCGGATGTGCCAGTTGGTCTTGGCCAGCTGGACGACGCCGACCAGGCGTTGGGTGAGGAACTCGGTGACGGCGAGGTCCAGGCTCCGGCCGGCGGCGCGC is a genomic window of Streptomyces griseochromogenes containing:
- a CDS encoding GNAT family N-acetyltransferase, which translates into the protein MTSTFPTISISTERLVLRPLDEDDVPALAEMMNDEQVAAWTSVPQPFTEDAARHWITEYAPTERAAGRSLDLAVTEFLTQRLVGVVQLAKTNWHIRSTELSYIIAPWARGEGYASEAALATAHWVFGDQKFERVEIRTAADNTASQQVAQKIGCISEGVLRNACIVRHRTENGTWADVRTDYIVWSLLPEDLEGADEQFADSSGFGSYSSWN